The following coding sequences lie in one Rutidosis leptorrhynchoides isolate AG116_Rl617_1_P2 chromosome 4, CSIRO_AGI_Rlap_v1, whole genome shotgun sequence genomic window:
- the LOC139840523 gene encoding uncharacterized protein, producing the protein MRMLSLNIRGFGSGKDSKVGDFKKLVSRKQPDVILLQETKCNCVDRNWVSIIWGSDEFDFIQKEKVGKSGGLLLIWDTNVFVAVESIISDFYVAIKERWKGWDVESIIVNVYGPHEDANKLKLWLSLGSFVGKHDVAWFLGGDFNEVREDSERQNCVFMSKRASWFNDFINESRLLDIPLGGKRFTRICDNGLKFTKLDRFLVSEKSIQAWGDLSTLALERKLSDHCPLILRDKDIDFGPKRTKIFDEWLDNEGSEEIIKKAWSMNVGGSRLDCVFRNKMKNVKNALKDWSIKSLGKLEEEINDLKNSACHWELIAEQRDLNDNERDNWMNVRKK; encoded by the coding sequence ATGAGAATGCTTTCTTTAAATATTCGTGGTTTCGGGTCAGGGAAAGACAGTAAAGTTGGTGATTTTAAAAAATTGGTTAGTCGTAAACAACCTGATGTAATTCTACTACAAGAAACCAAGTGCAATTGTGTAGATAGAAATTGGGTCAGTATTATATGGGGGTCGGATGAGTTTGATTTCATTCAAAAAGAAAAAGTGGGTAAATCGGGCGGGCTTCTCCTTATTTGGGATACTAATGTATTTGTGGCTGTTGAAAGTATAATAAGTGATTTTTATGTTGCAATTAAAGAAAGATGGAAAGGGTGGGATGTTGAGTCAATTATTGTGAATGTTTATGGTCCTCACGAGGATGCTAACAAATTAAAATTGTGGTTGAGTCTTGGATCTTTTGTAGGTAAACATGATGTTGCTTGGTTCCTTGGTGGAGATTTCAATGAAGTTCGGGAAGATTCGGAGAGACAAAATTGTGTCTTTATGAGCAAAAGAGCAAGTTGGTTCAATGATTTTATTAATGAGTCGCGGTTATTAGACATCCCGTTAGGAGGTAAAAGGTTTACTAGAATTTGTGATAATGGCCTTAAATTTACCAAGCTCGATAGATTCTTAGTCTCCGAGAAGTCTATTCAAGCTTGGGGTGATCTTTCTACTTTGGCTCTCGAAAGGAAACTTTCGGACCATTGTCCACTAATCCTTAGAGATAAAGATATAGACTTTGGTCCGAAGCGAACGAAGATTTTTGACGAATGGCTAGATAATGAAGGTTCGGAGGAGATTATCAAAAAGGCATGGAGTATGAATGTCGGAGGTAGTAGGCTTGATTGTGTTTTTAGGAATAAAATGAAAAATGTAAAAAATGCTTTAAAGGATTGGAGCATTAAGTCTTTAGGCAAACTTGAGGAGGAGATCAACGATCTTAAAAACAGTGCGTGTCATTGGGAATTAATAGCTGAGCAAAGAGACCTGAATGATAATGAACGTGACAATTGGATGAACGTTAGAAAGAAGTGA